A stretch of Podospora bellae-mahoneyi strain CBS 112042 chromosome 5, whole genome shotgun sequence DNA encodes these proteins:
- a CDS encoding hypothetical protein (EggNog:ENOG503NUM0; COG:I) yields MSRDNVLCPRAVQDLIADGHIIVIYDEYVLKLDSWLERHPGGSLAILHMVGKDATDEINAYHKPPTLKTMKAFRIGRKPPGIWTNTTPPIRGGVYVKEPEEKPAVESTIPTDVSDAEDSSVLETSISDLSESRSTGTAPTSEDSCGEDPEETTIERMGETDGETFRFRSAKKIYVGKKDPLAFTTWAEKQDEARDIIEYPSVDPAVQQDIVKKYRELHEKVYELNLYDCPYIEYGKEMCRYTTLFVASMTALYNQWYLTSAFFLGLFWHQIMFVAHDAGHRAITGNFVIDSLIGMFVADFCCGLSIGWWKSSHNVHHLITNMPEHDPDIQNVPIFATSPSFFRSLHSTYYDFTFIWDAAANFLVPFQKYTYYPVMGIARFNLYLLSWLHVLSSKASSLGSSKAWWIRPAEIAMMSCYWYIFGYLLLWCTLPSWPVRIGFVLVSHIVTMPLHVQITLSHWAMSTSDLGESESFPQRQLRTTMDVDCPAWLDFIHGGLQFQAVHHLFPRVPRHNLRKVQTLVKQFCAETNIPYVLLSFEDGNKKVLNRLQEVGDQVEHLINCQKYMAATGESGLH; encoded by the exons ATGTCGCGCGACAACGTCCTCTGCCCACGTGCGGTTCAGGACCTCATCGCTGACGGCCACATCATTGTCATCTACGACGAATATGTACTGAAGCTGGACTCGTGGCTGGAGAGGCATCCCGGTGGCAGTCTGGCCATTCTTCACATGGTTGGAAAGGATGCGACGGACGAGATCAATGC GTAccacaaacccccaacaTTAAAGACCATGAAGGCTTTCCGTATTGGTCGCAAGCCTCCCGGCATCTGGACgaacacaacaccaccaattCGCGGCGGCGTCTACGTCAAGGAGCCCGAGGAGAAGCCCGCTGTCGaatccaccatccccaccgaCGTATCCGATGCCGAGGACTCTTCAGTTTTGGAGACAAGCATTAGCGATCTCTCCGAGTCGCGAAGCACGGGCACAGCTCCTACTTCAGAGGATAGCTGCGGAGAGGACCCCGAGGAGACCACAATCGAGCGCATGGGCGAGACAGATGGCGAGACATTTAGATTCCGGTCTGCCAAGAAGATTTATGTTGGAAAGAAGGACCCTCTGGCATTTACCACCTGGGCCGAGAAGCAGGATGAGGCCCGCGACATCATCGAGTATCCCTCTGTCGACCCAGCTGTGCAGCAAGACATTGTCAAGAAATACCGCGAGCTCCATGAAAAGGTTTACGAACTCAACCTCTACGACTGCCCCTACATCGAGTACGGCAAGGAGATGTGCCGCTACACCACTCTGTTCGTCGCTTCCATGACCGCTCTCTATAATCAGTGGTACTTGACATCAGCTTTCTTCCTGGGCTTGTTCTGGCATCAGATCATGTTCGTTGCGCACGATGCCGGCCATCGCGCCATCACCGGAAACTTTGTTATCGACAGTCTAATTGGCATGTTCGTCGCCGACTTTTGCTGCGGTCTTTCGATTGGTTGGTGGAAGAGCAGTCACAACGTtcaccatctcatcaccaacatgccCGAGCACGATCCCGATATCCAGAACGTCCCTATCTTCGCCACCTCGCCCTCTTTCTTCAGGAGCCTTCACTCGACCTACTACGACTTCACCTTCATCTGGGACGCCGCTGCCAACTTCCTTGTACCCTTCCAAAAGTACACCTACTACCCTGTCATGGGCATCGCGCGCTTCAACCTCTACCTCCTCTCGTGGCTGCATGTCCTTTCTTCCAAGGCGTCGTCCCTCGGAAGCAGCAAGGCGTGGTGGATCCGCCCCGCTGAGATTGCCATGATGTCTTGCTACTGGTACATCTTTGGTTATCTCCTCCTCTGGTGCACCCTTCCCAGTTGGCCCGTCCGAATCGGATTCGTCCTTGTCTCGCACATCGTCACCATGCCCCTCCACGTCCAAATTACCCTCTCCCACTGGGCCATGTCCACCTCTGACCTCGGCGAATCCGAATCCTTCCCCCAGCGCCAGCTGCGCACGACCATGGATGTCGACTGCCCCGCCTGGCTCGACTTCATCCACGGCGGTCTCCAGTTCCAAGccgtccaccacctctttcCCCGTGTACCTAGACATAACTTGCGCAAGGTCCAGACCCTGGTCAAGCAATTCTGCGCCGAGACGAACATCCCATATGTTCTTCTCAGCTTCGAGGATGGCAACAAGAAGGTCCTGAACAGGTTGCAGGAGGTGGGCGACCAGGTTGAGCATTTGATCAACTGCCAGAAGTACATGGCTGCTACCGGCGAGAGCGGTTTGCATTGA
- a CDS encoding hypothetical protein (COG:G; EggNog:ENOG503NX5J) yields MERRRSQASNRPASRASTNSSHTARASSSSPSSRSSVIITTPEFFVCVQEYLKPLMAISALGCPITFALIVSPIADPAHLSHNGFKFSLETVRLLISVSWLFFTLTLGLSIFTYNQSFYNQLKVGGPPPPSSFYYRWADMVMNTLDVLCMGAFLMIALAAASYVPVVGWLAVGVVGCYAGAVTIYSIVMRFEPDGEDGDEESARAYPIASLGHAAWILRHYGYHATFIWGLFLYGLGALLWIPTRIDHSFAGFCIFIFIIGNGLGSLETAADPYITGSFVFFGLDNEEKALQNVHWVYMSIAIFVFTLRISEMTDADMALQEEEAAKKGRVLGTEAYQVYVEEQPHAIGQVAKELPFRKQYRLFHAAFAEFCYTGAQVAVARIMTCVKARKVFLGLGRHIKRGAGIITGVFGGAVVPPLLAAVADSDGG; encoded by the exons ATGGAAAGACGCCGTAGCCAAGCCTCTAATAGGCCGGCCTCAAGAGCCTCCACCAACTCTTCCCACACCGCACGAGCCTCCTCAAGTTCTCCGTCCAGTCGGAGttccgtcatcatcaccaccccggAGTTCTTCGTCTGCGTCCAAGAATACCTTAAGCCTCTCATGGCTATCTCGGCGCTTGGGTGCCCGATCACCTTTGCCTTGATTGTCTCGCCTATCGCCGACCCCGCACACCTCAGCCACAACGGCTTCAAGTTTTCGTTGGAAACAGTTCGACTATTGATATCAGTCAGCTGGTTGTTCTTCACGCTCACACTGGGCCTGAGTATATTTACCTACAATCAGTCGTTCTACAATCAGCTGAAGGTTGGtggacctcctccgccctcgaGCTTCTATTACCGGTGGGCGGATATGGTGATGAACACGCTAGATGTGCTGTGTATGGGGGCCTTTTTGATGATTGCGTTGGCGGCTGCATCGTATGTGCCGGTTgttgggtggttggctgTGGGAGTCGTTGGATGTTATGCCGGGGCAGTAACGATCTACTCCATCGTGATGAGGTTTGAGCCAGacggggaagatggggacGAAGAATCGGCTcg AGCCTACCCCATCGCCTCCCTCGGTCACGCAGCCTGGATCCTCCGCCACTATGGCTACCACGCGACCTTCATCTGGGGGCTCTTTCTCTATGGCCTCGGCGCCCTCCTTTGGATCCCCACTAGAATCGACCACTCCTTCGCCGGCTTCtgcatcttcatcttcatcatcggcaACGGCCTCGGCTCCCTAGAGACTGCCGCAGACCCTTACATAACCG GTTCATTCGTCTTTTTCGGCTTGGACAACGAGGAGAAAGCTCTTCAGAATGTCCACTGGGTGTATATGTCCATCGCCATCTTTGTCTTCACCTTGCGG ATATCCGAGATGACTGACGCGGACATGGCgctgcaggaggaggaggctgcgaAGAAGGGCAGGGTGTTGGGGACGGAGGCGTATCAAGTTTATGTTGAGGAGCAACCACATGCTATTGGGCAAGTAGCAAAGGAGTTGCCCTTCAGAAAGCAGTACAGGCTTTTTCATGCGGCGTTTGCCGAGTTTTGTTATACTGGGGCGCAGGTTGCTGTTGCGAGGATCATGACTTGTGTGAAGGCGAGGAAAGtctttttggggttggggaggcatATCAAACGAGGGGCGGGGATCATTActggggtttttgggggtgcGGTGGTGCCGCCTttgttggctgctgtggcggATAGtgacgggggatga
- a CDS encoding hypothetical protein (CAZy:GH13; COG:G; EggNog:ENOG503NV4Y) encodes MSTFLSLPNPPLPPPLAALSRAATRQEPSSGHSTNIRPLRHRLPPSSCPNPLILLSAPSDPLPKQNETIFQSFEWYTPPSSTTPKSHWSLLTTLLPSLSQLGITKIWIPPACKAADAKNGNGYDIYDLWDLGEFEQKGSTPTKWGSKAQLEELCRVAEGRGVKVLFDAVLNHKTGADYKERVKAKKVDPLDRNRELDGGEVREIESWTGFTFPGRGGRYSGREWDRRHFTGVDWDDLTREKGVWKLGGKEWCVDVDEEVGNYDFLMFADVDHRHPDVQQDAFDWVKWLPTQLKIGGLRLDAIKHYSFQFQKRLLRHIDDNVEKGKDWFIVGEYWREDSEFLAKYIEYMDHRISLFDVPLCSNLSKISMAGERGDLRDLFKDALCLWKPNNVVTFVVNHDTQQGQSLETPVAPWFLPHAYTLILLRANTGVPCVFWSDLYGSFASGPSSFIPPMSGNPTLLARLILIRKLYAYGTQHDLFSHQHCVGFTREGHSAHGGGAGLAAVMGNQWGLSKLKMYVGKHHSGEKWIDFLRVCPGEVMIDDEGWGEFLVSGSRGCSVWVSETAEGKDEVINLKFNSDIYGIEAEMNRRQSMFERRQYEIESMSRRALAINLPTV; translated from the exons atgtccaccttcctctcccttcccaatccccccctcccaccccctctcgCGGCCCTCTCCCGCGCCGCAACCCGTCAAGAACCTTCCTCAGGCCACAGCACCAACAtccgccccctccgccaccgcctccccccctcctcctgccccaaccccctcatcctcctctccgccccctccGACCCGCTTCCCAAGCAGAACGAGACAATCTTCCAATCCTTCGAATGGTACACgcccccctccagcaccacccccaaatcccactggtccctcctcaccaccctcctcccctccctttcccaacTCGGCATAACCAAAATCTGGATTCCCCCCGCCTGCAAGGCAGCTGACGCGAAAAACGGAAACGGGTACGACATCTACGACCTGTGGGACCTAGGCGAGTTTGAACAGAAGGGCTCCACCCCGACAAAATGGGGGTCAAAAGCGCAACTGGAGGAGCTTTGTAGagtggcggaggggaggggggtgaaaGTTTTGTTTGATGCCGTGCTGAATCATAAAACTGGAGCGGACTACAAAGAGAGGGtcaaggcgaagaaggttGACCCCTTGGACCGGAATAGGGAACtagatgggggggaggtgagggagattgagAGTTGGACGGGGTTTACGTTCccggggcggggggggaggtacAGTGGTCGGGAATGGGACAGGAGACATTTTACGGGGGTGGATTGGGATGACTTGAccagggaaaagggggtttggaagctgggggggaaggagtggtgtgtggatgtggatgaggaggtggggaaTTATGACTTTTT AATGTTTGCCGATGTGGACCACCGACATCCGGATGTGCAGCAGGATGCTTTTGATTGGGTAAAGTGGCTGCCGACGCAGCTGAAGATTggagggttgaggttggatgCGATTAAGCATTATAGCTTCCAGTTTCAGAAGAGACTGCTGAGGCATATTGACGATAATGTTGAGAAGGGAAAGGACTGGTTTATTGTTGGGGAGTACTGGAGAGAGGACTCTGAGTTTTTGGCCAAGTATATTGAGTATATGGACCACAGGATTTCGCTGTTCGATGTGCCGTTGTGCTCTAATTTGAGCAAGATATCTATGGCTGGGGAGAGAGGCGACCTAAGGGACCTGTTCAAGGATGCTCTGTGTTTGTGGAAGCCTAATAACGTTGTG ACATTCGTTGTTAATCACGACACACAACAAGGCCAGTCCCTTGAG ACTCCCGTAGCCCCCTGGTTTCTACCCCACGCCTataccctcatcctcctccgcgccAACACCGGGGTGCCCTGCGTATTTTGGTCTGACCTTTACGGCTCCTTCGCCTCCGGCCCCTCTTCTTTCATCCCTCCCATGTCCGGCaatcccaccctcctcgctcgcctcatcctcatccgcaAGCTCTACGCCTATGGCACCCAGCATGATCTCTTTTCCCACCAACACTGTGTCGGTTTCACTCGCGAGGGTCACTCCGCCCACGGTGGGGGTGCTGGGCTAGCGGCGGTGATGGGTAACCAGTGGGGCCTGTCAAAGCTGAAAATGTACGTTGGGAAACACCACAGTGGGGAGAAATGGATCGATTTCTTGAGAGTGTGTCCCGGGGAGGtcatgattgatgatgagggttggggggagttTCTTGTGTCGGGCAGCAGGGGTTGCTCAGTTTGGGTCAGTGAGACAGCAGAAGGGAAGGATGAGGTTATCAACCTCAAATT TAATTCGGATATCTATGGTatcgaggccgagatgaaCAGGCGACAATCCATGTTCGAGAGAAGACAGTATGAAATCGAGAGCATGAGCCGGAGAGCCCTTGCAATCAATCTTCCAACCGTTTAA
- a CDS encoding hypothetical protein (COG:S; EggNog:ENOG503P2P7) → MSLAKGFPGGPCLAAQFGLPSGKKPPTETCRLPRTDGQTGSGDSGGNSIMFKKLHSGWKRFEDWANEHDSVPKSTTTQTSQTETGPSAPTQTSTKDHTSNHSDPVSEDTPKPEAYCYTNKSTTSPYKYTPLPSTTKSAIRVLTLLPGRADADIECQLIELDLNNPWTDDDDEEGFEALSYVWGDITETTPIQIDGATVQIGRNLRSALLHLRYQEKPRILWVDAVCINQEDMDERNRQVMLMGDIYTKAARTLVWLGCPCCLLGALNTDRLTYSQGKWLDHLAGIDPLFEAIEILGNEARKLAEEGREVVPKQGEKDEDGTTYDRIKKLKPKWNVIFLENPWWTRIWTLQEIVLAKEARLCMERHELDWDLLCVAIPYYTALGFGDFSEIYAGSKTNSGVEPFNLVNAIRDARQPGSELVTGDVGDELLHYLASSHWRDCKMPQDKIFGLMGLFNEGRDVGIKVDYRLDAEDVYRQATKSLLQQSGNLDALGFCYPYKIPRVTNLPSWIPDWGSVGNLALPLMNDAKGQPRTTHASRGLRSNPRWENNDTTLLLDGHIIDTIAKLGRTQVPPNQDDRNEGSLDHMLNDPAMIAEADSFPDRWEDLDPERPIRHFISAWWKGMRMAVPYVAKAFLEIFGNVVEMRETFLQWDEFVAAELGEPHEDRRAIFRDTITTATPCPLEPSVFDSRFDGWLQAVYSIRKLKKKRIDRYAPKTYTTLAAVTTFVKMEDDDLPEAFATYTTHTSRRRLGITASKRVCLLTKLTEVGDKVALLRGGRVPMILRPKEDGSMQFIGEAYVHGVMDGEAFHEEECIDFRIT, encoded by the coding sequence ATGTCATTGGCCAAGGGATTCCCTGGAGGTCCCTGCTTGGCAGCACAATTTGGACTTCCTTCAGGAAAGAAGCCGCCAACAGAGACTTGCAGACTTCCCCGCACTGATGGTCAAACAGGCAGCGGCGACTCAGGAGGTAACTCAATCATGTTCAAAAAATTACATAGCGGATGGAAGCGTTTTGAAGACTGGGCCAACGAACATGATTCGGTGCCAAAGTCGACCACCACTCAGACCAGCCAAACCGAAACTGGGCCATCAGCACCGACACAAACATCGACTAAAGATCACACCTCCAACCATAGCGACCCCGTGTCGGAGGATACGCCTAAGCCAGAAGCATACTGTTACACCaacaaatccaccacctctccatACAAATACACTCCGCTCCCGTCAACGACCAAGTCAGCCATCCGGGTTCTGACCTTGCTTCCAGGGAGAGCCGACGCTGACATCGAATGTCAGCTCATCGAGTTGGACCTGAACAACCCATGGacagacgacgatgacgaggaaggcTTCGAAGCCCTCTCCTACGTTTGGGGCGACATCACCGAGACAACGCCAATCCAAATCGACGGCGCCACCGTACAGATTGGCAGAAACCTCCGCAGcgctctcctccacctgaGATATCAGGAAAAGCCCCGTATTTTGTGGGTGGACGCAGTATGCATCAACCAAGAAGACATGGATGAGCGCAACAGACAAGTAATGCTGATGGGCGACATCTACACCAAGGCGGCCCGCACTCTTGTCTGGCTAGGCTGTCCATGCTGCTTACTGGGGGCCCTGAATACGGACCGGCTTACCTATTCTCAAGGGAAATGGCTTGATCACTTAGCGGGGATTGATCCTCTTTTTGAAGCCATCGAGATCCTGGGGAACGAGGCGCGGAAGCTCGCAGAGGAGGGTCGTGAGGTTGTTCCAAAGCAGGGAGAAAAGGATGAAGATGGGACGACGTACGACCGAATTAAAAAGCTGAAGCCCAAATGGAACGTCATCTTTTTGGAGAATCCGTGGTGGACTCGTATTTGGACGCTGCAGGAGATTGTACTTGCAAAGGAGGCGCGCTTGTGCATGGAAAGACACGAGCTGGACTGGGATCTTCTCTGTGTTGCCATTCCTTACTATACAGCATTGGGCTTTGGCGATTTTTCCGAGATATATGCTGGGAGCAAGACCAACTCTGGTGTTGAGCCATTCAACCTGGTCAACGCTATCAGAGATGCGAGACAGCCCGGGTCGGAGCTCGTTACTGGAGATGTCGGGGACGAGCTCCTCCACTATCTCGCCTCTTCCCACTGGCGTGATTGCAAGATGCCTCAGGACAAGATCTTTGGACTTATGGGTCTATTCAACGAAGGCCGCGATGTGGGTATTAAGGTTGACTATCGGTTGGATGCCGAGGATGTGTACCGCCAAGCGACGAAATCCTTGTTACAACAATCTGGCAATCTCGATGCTCTTGGGTTCTGCTATCCATACAAGATACCGAGAGTCACCAACCTCCCGTCCTGGATTCCTGATTGGGGATCCGTTGGAAACCTCGCGCTCCCGCTGATGAACGACGCAAAAGGCCAACCGCGAACTACTCACGCTTCTAGAGGACTAAGATCTAACCCCCGATGGGAGAACAACGACACAACCTTGCTTCTCGACGGTCACATCATCGACACGATCGCCAAACTCGGGAGGACGCAGGTACCACCAAATCAGGACGACCGCAACGAAGGGTCCCTGGACCACATGCTAAATGATCCTGCGATGATCGCTGAAGCCGACAGCTTTCCCGACCGGTGGGAAGATTTGGATCCCGAAAGACCCATCCGCCATTTTATATCTGCATGGTGGAAAGGAATGAGAATGGCTGTTCCATATGTCGCCAAGGCATTTCTCGAGATCTTTGGGAATGTTGTGGAAATGAGGGAAACGTTTCTGCAGTGGGATGAGTTTGTTGCTGCAGAGCTGGGCGAGCCGCATGAAGACCGCCGCGCCATTTTCCGAGATACTATCACGACAGCAACGCCTTGCCCACTGGAACCATCGGTATTCGATAGCCGCTTTGACGGATGGCTCCAGGCGGTGTACTCGATTcgaaagctgaagaagaagaggattgATCGATATGCACCAAAGACGTACACCACATTGGCTGCGGTCACCACCTTTGTCAAAATGGAAGATGACGACCTGCCTGAGGCTTTTGCGACGTATACAACGCATACGTCCCGCAGGCGACTTGGGATTACCGCGTCAAAACGGGTTTGTCTCCTGACTAAGCTCACCGAGGTTGGGGACAAAGTGGCTCTGCTTCGAGGTGGCAGGGTGCCAATGATCCTCCGTCCGAAAGAAGATGGATCAATGCAGTTCATTGGCGAAGCATACGTCCACGGAGTCATGGATGGGGAAGCGTTTCATGAGGAAGAGTGTATTGACTTTCGAATAACGTAA
- a CDS encoding hypothetical protein (COG:P; EggNog:ENOG503NVB7) produces MVTVTVAELSAMATAAPASAVDYADVLRHPEKYYQGFDLVWIMISSALVFIMIPSLSLIYSGLGNRSFALTLFRLPLITAAFVGLQWALWGYLVTFTDSMLPSNWWGGENRAGGLRDVAGRPVVVGDGPDESAVIPELVFALYEGMFAAFTAAVVCGGTMHRTRPRRFIIFISLWSLLVYDPVARWTWSSKGWLRELGSLDFAGGTPVHIVSGTTVAAFAVFCSIESRGNLLDFLIDAGHKVWRRVQHLAYGVWSILRIVILLFTCGHLRVPEGEDAPNEELSEQGVESFPYNINFVVLGTAFLWFGWAGFNGGSALGGNLRAVSAWTATHVSACAGGVTGMLWIWLMKGVPETDVELEGGDPRDEAARNRAMARQAFDRISVFFFCDGAIAGLVAITPAAGYVPVWSAPVFGVVGALCVNFLKKEAEIFLRHDPLQIFAVHAGGGVVGMVLTALFVDSTTIGLDGHSTIPHPEFSTAQRVGYQLADVSAGMGYTFFMTLGILYLMKLVAFMFGKSSWSQTGVYSDSNRLEDNFQAVVQQQWRGDLDPEGRPFGRLVAPSLPPAPSRPLREDDIHLEHLKNLPSPPRSATSGAQVPPWGMMPELPGSQGMPPWPSLPSQGLQPRT; encoded by the exons ATGGTGACAGTCACAGTCGCAGAGCTTTCGGCTATGGCGACAGCGGCTCCGGCCTCAGCCGTCGACTATGCCGACGTGCTTCGGCATCCCGAGAAGTACTACCAG GGATTTGACCTTGTCTGGATTATGATCTCATCAGCCTTGGTCTTTATCATGATACCATCCCTATCTCTCATATATTCCGGCCTTGGCAATCGTTCATTCGCGTTAACACTATTTCGACTTCCTCTGATCACGGCGGCTTTCGTTGGCCTTCAGTGGGCACTCTGGGGCTATCTTGTCACCTTCACCGACTCCATGCTGCCCTCGAACTGGTGGGGCGGAGAGAACCGAGCTGGTGGACTGCGAGATGTGGCAGGGCGGcctgttgtggtgggagatGGACCCGACGAGTCTGCCGTTATTCCAGAGCTGGTGTTTGCGTTATATGAGGGTATGTTTGCTGCAttcaccgccgccgtggtcTGTGGTGGAACCATGCACCGAACACGACCGAGGcgcttcatcatcttcatcagtCTTTGGTCGTTACTTGTCTATGACCCTGTTGCGAGATGGACATGGAGCAGCAAGGGGTGGCTGAGGGAACTCGGGAGTTTGGACTTTGCTGGTGGAACGCCGGTCCATATCGTCAGCGGAACGACGGTGGCTGCTTTTGCTGTCTTTTGCTCCATTGAATCGAGGGGCAACCTGCTCGACTTCCTCATCGACGCTGGCCACAAGGTTTGGCGACGAGTTCAACATCTCGCGTATGGTGTGTGGAGCATCCTGAGAATTGTCATCTTGTTGTTTACATGTGGACACCTCAGAGTCCCGGAAGGAGAGGACGCGCCAAACGAGGAGCTATCAGAACAGGGCGTGGAAAGCTTCCCATACAATATCAACTTCGTTGTGCTTGGAACGGCATTTCTCTGGTTTGGTTGGGCTGGCTTCAATGGCGGTTCCGCTTTGGGTGGAAATTTGCGGGCGGTCTCGGCATGGACTGCCACCCATGTCTCGGCTTGTGCTGGCGGTGTCACCGGGATGCTCTGGATTTGGCTGATGAAGGGCGTGCCAGAAACCGACGTTGAGCTGGAAGGTGGCGATCCCCGGGACGAAGCTGCCAGAAATCGTGCTATGGCAAGACAGGCCTTCGATCGTATTTCGGTATTCTTTTTTTGCGATGGTGCCATTGCAGGACTGGTGGCGATCACGCCGGCAGCGGGTTAT GTTCCCGTCTGGAGCGCTCCagtgtttggtgttgttggtgcccTTTGCGTCAACTTCCTGAAAAAAGAAGCCGAAATATTCCTTCGACATGACCCTTTGCAAATCTTTGCCGTGCacgccggcggcggtgttgtcGGCATGGTTCTCACTGCTCTTTTTGTCGA ctcaacaacaaTTGGCCTTGATGGTCATTCGACCATCCCGCACCCCGAGTTCAGCACTGCGCAACGTGTGGGCTACCAGCTCGCCGATGTCTCGGCGGGCATGGGATATACCTTTTTCATGACACTTGGAATCTTGTACCTGATGAAGTTGGTCGCCTTCATGTTTGGGAAGTCTTCTTGGAGCCAAACAGGGGTGTATAGCGACTCGAACAGGTTGGAGGACAACTTCCAAGCCGTGGTTCAACAGCAATGGCGCGGTGATTTGGATCCTGAGGGGCGGCCGTTCGGAAGGCTCGTCGCCCCATCGCTGCCCCCGGCCCCCTCAAGGCCTTTGAGAGAGGATGATATTCACTTGGAGCACCTCAAAAACCTGCCAAGTCCACCGAGGAGTGCGACTTCAGGTGCGCAAGTGCCTCCATGGGGCATGATGCCGGAGTTGCCAGGGAGCCAGGGAAtgccgccatggccgagtTTACCGAGTCAGGGATTGCAGCCGCGCACGTAA